A genomic segment from Clarias gariepinus isolate MV-2021 ecotype Netherlands chromosome 11, CGAR_prim_01v2, whole genome shotgun sequence encodes:
- the LOC128533576 gene encoding olfactory receptor-like protein OLF3 — protein sequence MSVKNDSRNVINEFVITGFDNVERPLTVGVVILILYLLTIIANTANIGFIVTDKRLHQPMYLFICHLSIVDMIYCTSSCPTMIGILLVGYKTISYRPCMIQMFAFQLSGAMEIFAIAVMAFDRFVAISTPLRYSALITNFRCVLMTILLWLVVASVLSMLPASVAPLPVCYSTVKYIFCDYASVTRITCADPETYFNNVSVLTTCILLVTFSFICLSYINIAVVVLRMTSNTDKKKAINTCLSHIIVMVCYYVTKITRILLTRVGVVLTLQELNGLIVGSIIVPSLINPFIYCFRTKEIRSKLFKMFFKVNPVVQKKQ from the coding sequence ATGTCTGTAAAAAATGATTCTAGAAATGTGATTAATGAATTTGTTATTACAGGATTTGACAATGTGGAAAGACCACTGACTGTTGGTGTGGTCATCCTGATATTGTACTTGCTTACTATAATTGCTAACACTGCAAAcataggctttattgtcacagATAAGCGCCTGCACCAGCCAATGTACCTGTTTATCTGCCATTTATCGATTGTAGACATGATCTATTGTACAAGTTCATGTCCAACTATGATTGGTATTCTTCTTGTTGGCTATAAAACTATATCCTATAGACCATGCATGATACAGATGTTTGCCTTTCAATTGAGCGGAGCAATGGAAATCTTTGCTATTGCTGTTATGGCATTTGATCGATTTGTTGCTATAAGCACACCTTTGCGATACAGTGCTCTTATAACAAATTTTCGATGTGTTTTAATGACTATTTTACTTTGGTTGGTAGTAGCTTCAGTTTTGTCCATGCTACCTGCTTCTGTTGCACCTCTACCAGTTTGTTACTCTACtgtaaaatacatattttgtGATTATGCATCTGTTACAAGGATAACTTGTGCAGACCCAGagacatattttaataatgtatctGTTTTAACAACTTGTATACTTTTAGTAACATTCAGTTTCATCTGcttaagttatataaatattgctgttgttgttttaagaaTGACTTCAAACACAGACAAGAAAAAAGCCATAAATACTTGTTTAAGTCACATTATAGTCATGGTCTGCTATTACGTAACAAAGATAACACGAATACTTCTCACCAGGGTTGGTGTAGTTTTAACACTGCAGGAACTAAATGGATTGATAGTGGGGTCAATTATTGTGCCGTCTTTAATTAATCCTTTCATATATTGCTTTAGAACAAAGGAAATCAGAagcaaattgtttaaaatgttttttaaagtaaaccCAGTTGTACAAAAAAAGCAGTAG